A stretch of Dysidea avara chromosome 5, odDysAvar1.4, whole genome shotgun sequence DNA encodes these proteins:
- the LOC136256355 gene encoding uncharacterized protein has product MFKFTRLGFRCIVFNTCLLVFASHLVILVYPLAVECDHGTYCLLDCFVRYRNRCLWCCDRCSSYQLSLYSSDVNLQVSLLRCIGHSVDGFKQISSVDCSGIKGVNFQCLLDCVIRYRNKCFWCCDQCSRSQYRHADIQEIITIVGTVFSQVLM; this is encoded by the exons atgttcaagtttacacgtttag gctttaggtgtattgtatttaacacctgcttgttggtttttgcaagccatctggtcatactggtttatccactagcagttgaatgtgatcatggtacatat tgcctgctggattgtttcgtcagatatcgaaacaggtgtctttggtgttgcgaccgatgttccag ttatcaattatcactgtatagtagtgatgtgaatttgcaggtcagtctactcagatgtatcgggcatagtgttgatgggttcaaacaaatatccagtgtagactgtagtggcatcaagggtgttaatttccag tgcctgctggattgtgtcatcagatatcgaaacaagtgtttttggtgttgcgaccaatgttccag gtctcagtatcgtcatgctgacatacaagaaatcatcactattgttggaactgtttttagtcaagtcttgatgtga